The Bacteroidota bacterium region TCTTGTAAAACTCATTGTCGTAAAGGGCAACAAAGCGTCTGTCATAGACAGATCTATATGCAATCCTTCTCCTGTATTCTTTACAGAATATAAAGCAGTTGTAACAGCTGTCAGCAACATATAGGATCCTCCGGCTATATCGGCCAGTTGAAAATCAGGAACAACCGGTTTACCGTCAGCATCCCTGTTTAAATCCAATACTCCGGAAGTAGCCATATAATTAATATCGTGCCCTGCTCTTGAGTATAACTCTCCAAATTGTCCATAACCACTAAGGGAAATCATTATTAATTTGGGGTTGATTTTTTTTAGACTATCGTAATCCAGATTTAGAGCTTTCATAACACCTGGCCTAAACTGCTCTATCAATACATCAGATTTCTCTACCAGACTCAACAGTATGTTCTTATCCTCTTCTGAATATAAATCAAGAGCTACGCTCCTCTTTGATCTGTTTAACGCTAAATAATAAAGTGATTCTCCATTTTCTACAGGGGGATAAGAGCGAATAGGATCTCCATTTTCGGGATCTTCTATTTTTATAACTTCTGCTCCCATCTGTCCCAGCATTTGTGTAGCCATAGGCCCGGGCAACAATCTGCTCAGGTCTAAGATCCTGACTCCGGTCAAAGGTCCTACCTTTTCGGGGCGTGAAATCTTCTTTTCTGCTTTTTTGAGAATATGTGATCCTTCCTGTTTTTTATATTTCCTGAAACATTTGGTAAACCTCAGCATTTCATTTATATCCGAAACTTTTACTTTGCCGGTTAGCAAGGCCAACTGTGGGTTTATTTCTCCTGTTTCAAGCTTTATATATGTTGATACATTTGACTTTACAATACAATTTGCATCACCGGAAATTCCTTCATTTACTTCTACTTTAGAATCGTGAATTTTTACGCTGAATTTATGTGTATCTTTTATGTCCTTCAGTACAAAATGAACAATAATATTCAGATTTCCTGCTTTTTCAGGGCGGAATCGTATAGGAAGACTTTGAAATAACTGATTAATTTTTCGCATTATTTTTAAAACAATCTCTTAAACATCTTTGTAAACTTCATCATCTCCGCAAGGTTAGAAATCTTTATTTTCCCTGTCATTACGGCCATTTCAGGATTACGTTTCCCCAATT contains the following coding sequences:
- a CDS encoding CoA transferase → MRKINQLFQSLPIRFRPEKAGNLNIIVHFVLKDIKDTHKFSVKIHDSKVEVNEGISGDANCIVKSNVSTYIKLETGEINPQLALLTGKVKVSDINEMLRFTKCFRKYKKQEGSHILKKAEKKISRPEKVGPLTGVRILDLSRLLPGPMATQMLGQMGAEVIKIEDPENGDPIRSYPPVENGESLYYLALNRSKRSVALDLYSEEDKNILLSLVEKSDVLIEQFRPGVMKALNLDYDSLKKINPKLIMISLSGYGQFGELYSRAGHDINYMATSGVLDLNRDADGKPVVPDFQLADIAGGSYMLLTAVTTALYSVKNTGEGLHIDLSMTDALLPFTTMSFTRKSRENDIGLYKKAPLSGGLANYDVYKTKDGGWMALGALEPKFWNTFCDAVGKKKWKAYLLPEEAHKHGLKTQVIELFLRKTKAEWTEISKKYDMCLTPVSTLEDVLNNNHFLERGAIFKDTDEETLLNFPIKFGKLDLGVNSWKAPLLDEDNVLEEFGIKKEENDL